In the genome of Amphiura filiformis chromosome 11, Afil_fr2py, whole genome shotgun sequence, the window ATCCCAGTTGGTTGTGTTCGCCATTATTTCATCAAGTTATACTGCATGtgacttttttatttttaaataatttacaataattgataatgatttatttatttatttatttatttatttcattcttatttaacctgggttgacctttcaatgcactggcattgttccCCCCAAGGTGCCCAGGTGGCACAAGGCCAACATTAAAATACACAAGATACAACATATAAAAATACAGATGGAACAATAATATACATAGTAAAAAACTAGCACACATATTTAAAAAGGTAATCGGCAAGAAGAGTGGATCAGGGTCAGGCGGGACACCCGGAGCAGACCTCCAGCCACATGCAGGCCGCAGGACCCCAACCCCGACCAAGGCACTGGTAGGGCCCCAGGCTGGTCAGGGAGCAGGGAGACAACAAAAGGTAAACTAACAGTGGATGTCTATGAAGATTCCATGAAGATTGAGTGAAATATTTCCACTAAAGTCATTTATTTTATACTGGGTACTGTAGCCAGCAATGTCATATCTAAAGCCGGGATATCCAGACTGTCactcattttaattttttcatattAATCCCACGTGTTTCCgagaaatatgaatattaattaacaaTTGTAATATTCATCTGTCTTTGAGAGTGAAATCCACAATACGTgcatagcaaatataaaaaatagtgaatgattttccaaaagatGTTCAACTTattaactatccaaattgctataTGGTAttatacgtcttattcgacttaacttactcaaaatttgatgaaaatatatatttaaagtgaccgatccctgaaatatttgtgaatgtaatgtaatattttttattccctatgttccttaatataatataaactaacatgtgtaagtttcatttcaatcgctctactggatctgaagttgtgaacccaaatgtgaagtagcaaacactgatttaggaattcctcagacaatcttagaaatatttgttcgaacacttttaaggccatattggaaatggtccccttctacccccgtacaatattggcatgcccaatatgctcatcctcACCATATCTTCGCCCAACatttttggtggggaaaggggagggggcatgcttaagatgaacgttgagacaacaatattataattcttattttccagtgactcatatagcgtgcgcgctatgataagaagaacatgggaattacagtgggtgttcgaacacattttttccgggattgtagtaTATTATTTCCGTAAATTAATATATCAATGTGAATTATATGCATAACGGTGACACATCGAAAGTAATATTAACATATAACGATTACTAGCATACTAATTATACAATATTAGAAGTTGGCTAACAATCTGTATCAGCAAAATGTAACTCTGTTGGACTACCATGAATACGATATAGACCCATTctatgtcaactccagggatttttttctttttgcaatgttgtggtagatattgatgagaaagtaaaatcccgaaaatttgaacttcatactccattaagttttcccgtggcatcaatttgaaatttaggggggtcagcgtaaaatatGTGTCGCAAcgtgaaagacgacgtttggaggtccataaatgtataaagggaaccctttacaactttgaaaagtatgtatcctgcggtaattttttgtgtagaattcaaatctggcatcaaaaaacctcctttactttaaaagatatagggccctcaacatgcaacttcgtccatccaggaccaacttcgggggtcagaactccaaaagtaaaaataatttttgtccattttttagGACATtgctcttatccaatattgagcctattagaatacttttagctgagatattacccatgcaaaaccccaattgtacattttttgtacattttgaccccctgaaaaccaatgtcagacattttgacccACCACCAACcatcaggtatgttgaaaatatgtccttggacaacatttctgagagatattggctaggggtcttgatggcttcaacacatcagttagatttgccttctccatagagttgtacattaagtcattatacatgcaaaatcaaaaatgtgtaccactctatggagtaggcaaacctaagtgatgtgttgaagccatcaagaccccaagccaatatctctcagaaatgttgtccaagaacatatcttcaaaaaatggacagtaaaataatttttacttttggagttctgaccccccgaagttggtcctggatggttttctgatgccagatttgaattctacacaaaaaagtatcccaggatacatacttttcaaagttgtagggggttccctttatacatttatggacctccaaacgtcgtctttcgcgttgcgacacattttttacgctgacccccctaaatttcaaattgatgccacgggaaaacgaaatagagtatgaagctcaaattttcaggattttactttctcatcaatatctaccaccacacagaaaaagaaaaaaaatgaagaggtgctgcggtgcacatccctggagttgacatggattggctcacTAGCTTTGTTGTGTCAACAATATTAATCATACACcatatgcatgtacatgtaaaagcaAACTTGGAACCTCTGCTTTACGAGTCAGATGCTAAACCAATTCAGGGAATGATAAGTGCATTAttgttttaataaaatgaagAGATCCAACTCTGTCGCTGACGATATAGGCTAGGAATATTGTGTTTTGAGGTTAAACAAATTGCAATAAAAACTTTTTCACTGCAATGCATTTTAGAAAGGTCCCCAAAATGACATACTAAAAGTCCAAAAAAATCCATGTAGTGGAAgtgtgcctaatttacataaatccaaaatggccgccaattccaTGGTTTTCTCAcagatttggtcaaaattgtcacCATACATACCTTTTATCATACTTTTAATGTACTTTGAATGtctataatgttattttaaagaaTGTTTTTGTTTGCACAAGGTTTCATATGCCTTAGCTTAAGTGTCtttatttgcataaatccaaaatggctgccaaattagACATTTTTGTAGAGAActgattataaataataataatgatcagaATAATTGCGACAACACTTATAGACCTTTCTTATGATAAACTATGTACCTGGATCAATGCTGAAAACGATCCAGACCTAAGCTAGTTCTGGTCCCGGTACCTTTCAGGGGCATTCAGGCTACACTCACCAAGTACTGGGATCAGGTCTAGCTTAGTTCTGCCTCAGTTTCAGCACAGATCGCTCAGTGTTTGCGATGTGAATACGCCAATTATTAGAATTTGGTCTATTCatgttgtaaaattatttttgaatttcaaatgtagaCCTATCATAATTTAGGTTCTTTAATTTGCATAAACacatacattttcaaaaaaagtGGGTTAATTTGCATGAATTTGATTTTGATTCTAACCTTACAGTGCATCAAAGAGCAGCTGTAATATGTCTATATTGGTTTACAATCCCAGTTCAGTTGTTATTTCAGGATGCAGATCATGAGGTTAACATTGTGGTATACATATTTTAAGTTAAGTTACATTTATGTGGCAGGCTGATCAGTAGTAGCATCAAGTTCTAGGTCTGGTGGTGGAGAGTTGGTGCAACTATTGCCACGACAATCAGTGCAGGCTGTTGAACATTGGAGGCCATACTTCCGGCATGTACATTTCTTGGTTGCACAGTCTTTCTTGCATCCGCATCTGATGACTTTAAGGAGTGATGCGGGTGCTGGTGGTTTATCAGTTTGtattggaagatatttcccatgCATGACCTGCCAGTGCCAACCCCAGTCTCCCGGTGTCAGGTCGCCTGCCATTCCTTTCCATTCTAATATCTGATAGTACACACGCAGACTGTGGAACTTTGCTGCTGCTGAAGTTGGTGGCAAAGTCTTTGCTTCTAAGGCAGACGTGATTGATGGTACCTTTACGCAATAGCTTCTGTACCTCAAAGAGTCCAGATCGTCTGTTGAGTCACCACCATACAGGCATACAATTGCCTTCTCTCCAGCTGTAATAATGGTGTCCTTCAGGTCTGACGCTGGCTTACTAAATACCTTGGCAAGCTCACAGAAGTAGTCATTCTTCATGATTTTCTTCAGTGATACACCTTTCCCAAGTCCAAATATGCGAGAGTTGTATCGCAGCCCAGAAGAGCATGGACAAAGAGAATGTCGCCACACACACTACTTCCTAGGGTTTCCTTTAGCTGCTTGATATTCCATGTCCGCATTGTCCGGTTCTTCTTGAGTTTGCCTTGGGCTCAGATGCAAAAAGATGTCCTTTGCATTCAGATCAGCGTAGAAAATCAGCAAGATGAGAAGGTCGGTGTCATCACCGACAAGAACGGTGTCTTTGAACTTAGCTGCTTATACTGCTGTAGTTACAATTAACAGATCTGCATCTTCTCTTGCATGAAATACAGCGCAACCATGCATTTCGAGCTTGGAACTGAGAAAATGTATGCGAcatttaatatcctcttctactgagggcacactactaCCCAGAAAGACGAAGTTATTTACTAAAATGGCATCTGGTTCAGCATGATAGTTCTTGGATCGTCAGatatgatcttgcattttgttgggttaattttcattccccagctgctgcatgctttcTCCAATTCATTAGCGGAGATTTGtaggttctcaaagtccatatccatgattttggtgtcatctgcatatcggatgtcaCCCATTTGCACACCTGAGTCTAGATTTTGGAcgtccttcatgacaaactccagatatagattgaagaggcatggtgagagaagacatccctgtaagacatccctgtctaacaccaactaggacttcaaaccaatcggcGATCTTTCCTtttaccacgactgagcatttggattgctcatacatttttgcaatgaggtctactgatcgcagacatttccaaagggctCCCCTCCATCTgtccatatggtgtcaaatgctgttTTGAAGTCTACAAAATTCCAGTGTATTGAATGCGTCTTTCTTAAGCCTTTTCaaagatttggcgtactgtaaacTGCATCTGAGGTGCATCTGGAACTCCTGAACCGACACTtttcctctctcagatggttatctacagtctgttgtattcggttaagaaccatcctacagaatacCGGGATTGACATGCCATCACAGGGTGTGACACTCACAGGGTGTGACACAGTCTCAGCCATCTATCGCCGGGGAAAGCGTAACCCTTTCAACATGGTACACAAGAAAGACAAAGATGACTTCCTAGGGACTTTTGCGAACAGTACGAGTACGCATGATGAGGTATAGAAATAAGGTGAAGGCTTCATCCTTCAGCTTTATGGGGCCAGCAAATATGATTCACTTTAATGAGTACCACCACATGGTGTCTTGTGGATGTAAGCCTGATGGATGCAACACTATGACATGTAGTTGCCAGAAACTAGGCCTTCAGTGTACAGCAATGTGCAGAAAATGCAGTGGCCATACTTGTTGCAACACAGCACCAAATGAAACAACTTTAGAATTAAGGTATTTTATAACTGGAGCAACGTACCTCTTCAACCACAAATTTTCAATCTGTTGCCATTTTTAGCCAATTGAGTTTGGTTTCTATAGTTGGAGGTTTCATCCCAATCGTATGGCTCCAGATGCCCTAGTTTGGTCTCAAATTGACTTTGTGATTTTTACATTACAGATCCGGGCTTtggaaaggcggcaaatttggggcgccattttggatttcggatacttgcaagggttgaatcatcttaaTATGGAATTTATAACAATTCCACATACCTCAAAACATATGTTTAGATACCTTACTTGTGTTTCTAGCTAGTATGATTTGGAAATTATGAGATAAACATgaaaatggtggccattttggatgccatcttggattttggacacttgcaagggttgaatcatcttaatgtggatttataaatatttatcatACCTCAAAACATACCTTATTTGTGTTTCCAGCCCGTTTTCCAGCTAGTATTGTTGGgaattatgaaaaaatatgaaaatggcgggcattttggacgccatcttggattttgaaaaacgcccacaGGGGATTTGCGGGGACTTTTTATCAGTgattttacacatatttctagacctattccagaaaaaataattttttacctTTACCTCAATTTCCAGGTTAAaactaatactattggcctaaaAATCTGTGTGTTAATCTTAatatcggcggccattttggatttttgaataCTGCGATACACAATTAAACAAGATATGTCTCTTAATATGATATATAAAACATAGTTCACCCATATAAATGTGAACTTTGTGCTTTTAAGTGCCACAACATCGACCTACGATAAGAAATCTCGGCGAAAATTGTCGAAatagcggccatattggatttatgcATATAAGGCACACTTCCACTACATGGATATTTTTGGACTTTTAGGTAGCCATTTAGGGGACCTCACTGAAATGCACTGCAGTGaaaatttttttattgcaatTTGTTTAACCTTCACCTATCCTAGCCTACAAGTAGATGCCGAGGTTCTAAACCAAGCGTCTTATCAGGTAGGTTAATAACCTTACTTCAGTcaatgacaagaacaacattatTAATAACAACAACATGATATGAACTGCTGGTGAGATCCCGATGTTGTTAATAAATATTGTTTATtgccgtaaaaactcaatagttagcatatatgctttactatcgagcgcttttaaaacatgcaaacatgaagagccccatccacaacagtgtaaagggttttgagcaaatcatcgatacacatagttatatacgaacaagtaaacctgcaaatgtgtgtctcaactccaTTAGCTGAGATGGTAAAGTGGCGGAgtttattttggtaaaatttcatgttttcaaaagggcTCCATAGTAagcacataccgtaaacgttcgtctAATAGCGCCATGAGCTCCCTTGacataattgaaattttaggcacaaactaaaagtacccttccataaaaatcccaccatcaaataagggcacggaaccttaattcttgttgtgatatttaaaggagggagctctctatttgtacatgaaatttaccccaaggcaaaggagcccaggtgcgccattaggcgaatgtttaccgtatgctaactatcgagttttcaCGGTAGGTTGTTGCAGTTTATATTCACAATGATGTGTGTTCTGTTCTTTTTATGACAGTTTGGATATTACGCAGCACtgtgtgttgacaataatttccTCGTCGAACTACCCAGGACATCCGCCAAGAATAATAACTTCAAAAAGTGCCCACTCATTCATGGCTTCAACAAGGACGAAGCTTCGGTGTTTATCTTGTACTCTTTCCCATCTTATTTGAATAGCTCAGAAACGCCATACGTGTCTAAGAAACGATTTGACCGAGAACTCACTGCTTTGTTAACTGCATATGGCCGTTACATAAATGATTTGATAGAAGAAGGACTCACACAGGTGTACCTGGATTGGGCGAAAGTTGATGACCCAGCAGCAGATTATTATGAAGACTGGAAAAACGTTGCCACCGATTACTGGTATTCTTGTCCGGCAATTTTTGAGGCTAGATTGCACGCCATAGCTGCCGTACATGACTACACACGGGGAGGAACTTCAATTTGTGTTTGGTTATCCATTTGAACCTTCGTCCCACCTGGAATTTCATAAATATCCAGAGGAGGAAATGACGCTTTCGcatcaaattatgaaatattgGACTAACTTTGCCAAAACTGGGTGAGCTCAAAACCACAACAGTCATATCACTACCGCGTTATCCAACACACATTTTTCACGGACTTTCAGATCAAAGATTTTTCATAGAAAATGTCTCCTTGTGATATATCTCTAACAGATTGTGAGTCATACAAGTTTGTTTTGTTAGCAAccaataaaaaaagaagaaaataataaaaacgcCGAAGCCGTTTTGAGGGCCGTACAGACTCCAAATATTCTACGTAGACTGGTAGAATACCCGTTCAACAAGTATTCGTGATTCAATCTAattcatatcaaataattgttaTCTTCTAAAGAGTGTGTGTTGACGAAAAATCAATTATATGTTATGTCgaatatctggtggaaatatagTATCGCTTTTACGTCatgaaacattcgttagaagttaatcattactggaaatagaaatggaatattaaggttataaactattttaaactgttgcgatttggtagttcacagtatcttgcgaatggtaatgagctttgacgaaaattgcattgatcatttcatagcgagcgttaagaagaattcaaatatcacaaatatacctTTGTAGGTCTCGTGGTTCTGTTGTAAAGAAGActgaacaacacttttgtaaaacgtacataactcattaacaacaataaatcaagcaaggattcaaagtatatgatttgtagaataaacttgtGCAAACATCAACGTCTtatgttttaataatatattgattcaaataatgaataatgagattttttttggctgcttcgaccaacaatacctgtcTATACCTTTACATAACGAAGGCATGTACGTTGCATCAAATTTTGTACATCATGtcactaaaaagtctgtagcagcatttacacaaatATAACTTTATTTTGATTACCATTTAACGTTTTATTTAGTATCAAAACATAATCTTATCTAATGTCTTATCTTTTAGTAACCCCAACAAAGAATCCTTCTCATCACCTCCATACAATGACGACACAGCATGGCCAGCATTCACTCTCCCTGAGTTACAATATAAAGAGCTTGCTATCAACATGACGACAGGTAGAGGACTCAAGGCTGATGAATGCCATTTTTGGAACGAACACCTGGAGCAATTAACAACATTTACAGGTACGTACCCGTACTCCTTCAAATTTTACAGAATGTTGCTTAAGTGTTAGTAAAATCTCCGTAAAAATCGTAATAAAAGTCATAACTGCAACAGGAAAAACAATAATTACATTGCCATGATTACCGTTCATACTAATGATGGTtttatactttctgccgcttgccgttgAGCGGCctgacgcttcatcatgctgcttgtacttttctgcgAGTGGATcagcacaccgctgagcggcagcggcatgacgatgaaagccaatgttgccgctccCGAGTTGATTTCAATTGAACTCCCAACGATGCTGCCAcat includes:
- the LOC140163714 gene encoding acetylcholinesterase-like — its product is MPSQGVTLTGCDTVSAIYRRGKRNPFNMVHKKDKDDFLGTFANSTSTHDEFGYYAALCVDNNFLVELPRTSAKNNNFKKCPLIHGFNKDEASVFILYSFPSYLNSSETPYVSKKRFDRELTALLTAYGRYINDLIEEGLTQVYLDWAKVDDPAADYYEDWKNVATDYCNPNKESFSSPPYNDDTAWPAFTLPELQYKELAINMTTGRGLKADECHFWNEHLEQLTTFTANLEETERQWREEFHSWKYTDMEEWRDTFDEYQPNTDNGKISSPRNEL